Part of the Pomacea canaliculata isolate SZHN2017 linkage group LG11, ASM307304v1, whole genome shotgun sequence genome is shown below.
TCGCAGCAGCCATGCTGCAGGATGCTGCATGAAAGGCAAGCAGCATGGTGGTGCGGCATGGCGTGTGACGAAAAAATAAGGAGGTAATGTAAGGATGCTGGAATCACAGGGGATCGGAATTTGAATGTGCAGTCTTCGAACCCCTGTTGTCGAAAAATGGAAGGTGGGAAGGTCTTGCTTCTGTTCTGGTGGCGATCGAGGCTCACCTCGAGGCCTGCTCACGAGTtatatggtggtggtggtggtagtagtagtagttgctCCATCATCGCTTTTCAAATAATGACATCGTTTTATGTTGCAAATAACAGaatagacagacacacatacacacacacacaaacatcggCTTGCACGCGTACGTACGTTCGCAGGACGGCAACACGCCGGACCACTCGCCGTTGGCCTCGCACTCTCGGTAACCTTTGCCCCTCATCTCGTAGCCTTCGTTGCAGTGGTAGGTTACGCGGGTCGGGTAGGTGAAGCGATACCCTGGGTCCCGCCATCCGTTGTTGATCTCGCCCGGGGCTCCGCAGTCGCGAGCTGTCACGAGAGGTCCAATCACGTGACTTTGAGACAGTTCTTGGAAAAAAGCGAAGTCTACTACCTGCTTATGGGAGGAGTGCGGAGTGAGAGAGGGGATGAGATGGgtagcttttttttcaattacaataagtggttcaccgtgacAATGAAACGACTTTTAAAAAGATGCCAGTACTTTCCTCCCCTGCCTTCCGCTCCGCTGATAAAACAGACAATGAGATTTTTACAGTCACAGGCCCGAGGGGACTCGAATCAGAGAGCATTTCCTCCACAGGTTGAACACAAGCACAGCAGAAGCCTCCCCCATCACAATCATACAATTAAGACCACGTATCGtcaagaaatatatatatacacacgagATGGTTAAGGATGGACTTCAATCGGAGAAGCAGAAATGCTGCTCGACCCCTGACCTCTCACCTTTACAGGTCATGTGAGGTCCGATCCAGTTGCCTTCCTTGCCGCTGCAGGTGGCGCGCTGACCGCCCTCCCTGTAGTAGCCGAACTTGCAGGTGTAGGTCAGCGTGGTTCCCATGGCGAAGCGGTACTGCGTTAAGGAAGCGTCATGGTCCGCGTGCTCCACGTGCGGGGGTGGACCGCAAGCCACTGAAGCCAACACAACAACTTGCTGTCGCTCTGACTCatgacaatactttattttcGTACATCAATAAAATTACTCGGAATTCCAAATTGTCGGAGACCATCCAGAAATAGAAAACAAGCTGAATgggagtttttgtttgttttttttttttttttgagggtgaTGGGGAATCTACGAACATATAAGTGTTCCTTGGGTTTGCGAAGATACAGGTTTCTGGGAGTCTGTGGTCATACGAAATTTCTTTGGGTCTGTGAATATTCAGATGCTCTGGAGTGAATGTAAAGGTGTTCTTTAGAAGTCCAGACATGAATGTGCTCTGTGAATCTTTGACTACGTGTCGTATGCTTACATAAAGCTGCGGTTCGGATCTCTGGACATACAAATGTTTTTGGGTGTGCAGACATCGTGGTGTTCTTTGAGTCCTCAAAATATATCCCGTGATCATGTGACATTCATGTGCTCTGCAGGTGTGCGGTGCTTTTCAGCCAAAGAACACTTACTGTTCTCACCTTCATCGCAGGTTGGTTCCGTCCCGTTCCAGGTGCCGTCTTTCTGACAGGTGCGAATTTCGTTGCCGACCAGGTAAAAACCGCCTTTGCACCTGTACTCTATCTGGGATCCAGCACCGACCCCAGCAGCCACAGCTTCCACGAAGCCGTTAAGAATCGGTTGGGGAGGCTCGCAGGCTGCAGGTGGAGTGGCACCtgagaaaagataaaagctAAGGTTGATCACCTACAGGTGTTTCGACCACGTTAGTGTGcaataattaagaaaaacttTCATAATCGAAAGTGTGAACATCTTTTCTCCAATGTTTTTCTTAGCATTTTTAGTGGGTGTTCAGAGAAGGATCTGAATGAAGTGAAagccggaaatgacgtcactggTGTACGACGTCCATACTTACTAGTGCAGGTCATGTTGGGTCCTACCCAAATTCCGCCACCCACGCACCAAGCTCGGTCCACACTGTCTTTTTTCGGGGTGTACCCGGGGTCACACTGTGGAGACAGAAGCAGGAGGTCACTTAGTGAAGCCAGACGAGGGTTAGTCTGGAGGTCAGCTACTCAACAACCGTGTATAAGACCTGAGAGAAACTTCGTTTCCGGGCGCGGAGGACAGCGATCTAGGTCAATGAGTAAGCTTACACGGAAATAGAGttacattaataattaaaagacagacaatgatgaaaagaataaaacaggaaaagagaaaagggtaaaagaggaggaagagaggaaattggaaaagagaaaaagtctgTGGACATACAGGTGTCCTTTAGACCTGTATGCAACTAGATAAAGGAGTAAAACAAAGGATGGAAAAGTAGAATGGTGGTGaataatggatgatgatgaggaggagagggtggaggaggaaggagaaaaCTAAGAAGTGTCTGACAGCAGGTTTGCTTGGTTACCTGGTAGATGATTTTAGCACCAAGTTGGTAGCTCGTCTGACCCTCGGCGCCCGAGTGATGCGCGTGGTAGACGATGGGAGGGCTGTGGCACTCGTGGGAGGTTTCTAGACAGAGGGCAGATAACTGtcagtcgattttttttttcaacctggGAGTAGACGGCACCAACAATTCAATCAAGTCTTACTGCCGGTCGGGACCGGTCCGGTCACACGCCAGGGCACTAGTCGATGTCTGCCAGACGAGCTAAGAGCATATCTACTGATGTGCTTCGCCATTTTACCTACGTGTGACTTCAGTGAAGGGACAGAACTCACTGGTCCCACTTCAGACGTgagtgtcaaaggtcacgcAGCCAATCTATAGGTTACAGATGCGACATGAATACCTGGCCTCAACGGATTGCTAGCGATGATTCGACACACCTTATACTAAGAAAATTCTTTGAAATGGATGTTGACTAATAATTATTACACCCAAGGAACAGAACTTACCGAGCAGCCTATGGTTCAGCTCACAGCGCGGTTCCTCGCCGTTCCAGGTTTCGTCCCCTTGACAGACTCTGAGCGGAAGTCCGATGAGGGTGTAGCCATCATCACACGTGTAACGGGCCACGGCGCCAAACTTGTTGTAAGGGAGGATACTCACCTTGCCATGGGCTATGTCCACAACCACGGGAAGACAACGAAGATCTGTGGACAAACAACTGGAGTTACAAGCGGTTCTTTCTCTGACAATTCTGAAATTTATTCTCTATTCTAGTAACCATGtaatcatgatttttttcccattactttttatttaaaatgtttcctagCATTAATAACTAAAGAAGTTTCTAGTGTCTGACTTTTATTCCACACTGGCATCTGTAATTACAAATGGCTTAGGTTTTATTCGTGTCTAACTTTAATAATTAAAGAGCAATGGAATAACTAATCTCTCATCTGTCTTTCCCGTTAGCATCTGTAACAATGACAGAACATTCCAGAATCCATGCTCCTCTATCATCTGCGGTTTACTGTAGTATCCATGGGTTTATTATTGATGTTTCTCTCCAGTATCTTCGCAAATATTGAATTGTTTACAGtcttatttacattatattaaatttaaaaaaaattaaatattgacGAAATTGTGGTCTCAttatttaacaaatttattcaaatttaaaataaatatttttctagttAGTTACTAAAATGaagcaggtgtgtacaaagcttccggtttagtcacattcgtgttaaggctcgccgagactaacagcggagaggctaagcgttggtctcggcagacagacaacaatccacctatacaaGTCGTGGTATTACAGTCATGTTATTACTGTCACGGTCAGTCTGCTGTCGTGCTGTCACGCTCCACTCACTCTCGTTGACGCAGCTGCGGCCGCACACGCCGTCACACTCGCAGGTCTTCTTGCGCGACTTGCAGTCCACGTTGGTCTCGCAGCGGCGCGCGCACTTGCGGTTGCCGACATCAGCGTGACGTGGACACACCGGGTCGTCGACCTGGGCTGTGATGTCGCAGAGATAAAGACAAATTATCACATCCTTACAATGCACTGAGaactgagagacagagacaatcAGTGGACAAATCAGCGTTAGAGTGTGGGTGAGTGcaaatcacgaacttgtatgactggactgctggcagacgattttttcttgttaactactaaaacgaggcaggagtgtacaaagcttccggtttagccacattctttgtttaggctcgccgagactaacagcggagaacttcgcaagaggctaagcgttggtctcggcggACAGACaccaatccacctatacacgtcccaTGGTCCAAATATTCGTGTATGGGTTTGAATAGGTGAGTATTCGTTTATGTAAGTGTGGTCATGTatatttagtgtgtgtgtgtgtgagagagagagagaaaattattttgctgatgttgttgaaaataattttaagagaGAAATTGCTTCGACTTAAAGTCTTCTGCGTTTGTAGTACGCACCTGTAAGAGTGTTTGGTGACTATGCCTCTGTCTGTCTACATttatgtaagaaagaaagagcaaaagagagaaagagaaagtcgTAGTGTCAGAAACCTCGTTCAATTTAAATAGATTATTCAAAGATAAATCATCCACACGCCTGATTGAACTTTCTGAATCAGACAGCTTTCAtggaagacaataaaatacaaaatgagaCATCAAAAGatataacagaaacaaaaatcactgaCAGATTAAAAGACTGACGCAAGTAAATCTTTCATAAGGAAAAAATGCCCTCTATGAAACATGAACGATCACGAACGATCActcctttcatctctttctgtttGAGCAGAGAGCGGAGTGAAAGGCGCAGacgtgaaaaataaaagatgatttaGAGAGGAGGAAACACGAACCGCTCGATTActagaaatgtgaaaaaacgaTCAGTTATAAAAGTTGTAACCGTTCTATAGACGACACTCGTGGTGTTAGCCTACATCTCTGATAAGATTCAGTGttgaacactttttttaaaacagaaaatactatGTTACGCAATCGGCTTGCAAGATGAGaactgtttgaatttttttctcatacaTCTCTGCCTCAGCTtcccacctttctctctcactcccagCTCTCGTGTCACGACGATCTCTCGCGCTAAAAAGGTCAGCCGGGTCAGAGCGAGGCTTGATTGCTCGCAACCTAACTCGATTATTTCTTTCGTTTACCAACTCGGCAGCCATGGTCCCTAGAAGGCGTTGTCCACAGACCCTTCCAGAAGCACTGCCTGCCAGACCGCACGTTTGTCCACCACCACGATCTTGCTGTTTGTTGGGACTGgactttttaaattgtgtttgcgggttttgcttttttaagttGTGGCCAGCGATCTGTCATCTGTTCGCTCTTGCGAGAAGCAGGAAAGCCGTAATTTGATAACGAGCTTTTTGTGGCAACTGATGGAGTTTCCGGAAAGGGTGTTTGCAGACATTTGACGATACGCCAATCATGGGACTTAACTGTTGTCGCCACCTTTCTGGGTTACAGCCTCcaggtttttctgtttttgtttgttgtttactagTTTTGCTTCTGCGTTGGCTAGGTGGTGCTACATGTGGCTGGAACTGACTGGGAATCGCGATGTGAGTACAAGAAATggagaaaacaataattttttttttttggatttcaattatttttattggatTTCCATCCACGACTGAAATCCTGGCTTTCATATTGTAGTCCaaagcaataacaataataaatcacaATCCTTCTCCTTCACGTCCTTATTATCATCTTTGATGTATTCTTGCGATTATTCACCCTTTATATGAGCACGATTTGAAGATTAACAGgcgttttattttatttttttttatattaaaaagaatGACAATAGAAAAGCATAATAAACCTTGTACAAAACACAGTTTATTTGCAGTTTGAATTAGTATCAGACAAGTCACGCTATGCTTGATGAATTATCTAaactaaaatgctaaaaaaattcCAGTGACTGATGAACACCGGATAGCACTGATAAAGGAAAAAACATTCTTACTAAACCTAAAATAATCACTGGaagataccaaaaaaaaaataaaaatataacgaATCATGAACAATCTAGGTTTCGTCTGACGAAAAAAATTGCAACACAACTTTGTAACTTGGCAATGGGTTCTAGATGATCTTTCATGAccaaaaaatgcttttaaggaagtgtttgtttttgagtggtttttttttttgttttgtttttttgcgtgCAGCTCTTGCTAACTTATCTTGGTTGTCTGCCCATCCCGACAGCAGCCATTTGTTGTCGGACTTGATTTGAGGAACAATTGCTCGCCTGCGCGAGATCAAAGGGAATTCTGTCATCACAATAAATGCTCAGTGCGCACCAATTGCTTTAAGGCTATTACCCACAATTCACAGGGACAGATGgaaggcgagagagagagagacgaggcTCGGATGGGGAGTGAAAGAGAgtgggatagagagagagaaagtaaaaaaaaaaaaaataaacaaaactcgTCAGACAGAACCTTTGACCTCTTACCTTATAAACTATTTTAGAAAGTGTTAAAGGTCAAAGGGCCATGATGATGTTgatttaaagaaattataatctTGCTTAGGGCTACAGGTGAAAAATTTCCTCTACCGACCCAGAAGCAAGTGTGTCCCTGATTGATCACACAATGTAAAAGGCAGGGCTCCCCCGTGGCCATGTCCTAGATACAGTAAGCCACTTACAGTGCACTGCCTCCAGGCCACCAGAGATTTATTGTTTCATAcgtgacaataaaaataacaaacaaaatagcaCATTCCTAAATGATCAAGCCCAGCATGATTTCAACAAAAACTTTCTAGCTATCAGGTGTCAGGAGACGAAGATTTCGAACAGCTAGTAGTTAGCATACTTTTCATTCTGACACCGgaagtaaaaattattgacgTAGTGCGCATGacaacctaaaaataaaaatacagacttGTCTATTGCAGTATTGTTGTTCTAAACTTATAATTAAATTCAAGTAAAAATTACAAGCAGTGAGGTCACAAAAAGTACACGCCTAGACGGAGCCTTCTGAAGTGGATGATGAGAGAAAagtgagattacaagaagaACCGAGCATAAtctatcaataaaataaaataaaatatccgaGAATGCTTCGTTAtacaaaaatttcatttttgatatCGTctcgaaatttttttaaatattattgctTTACATAATGTGCCGccggaaaaaataaaaatgtaaagttaaGCATGTGACATTTCAGATAACATCCAACTttccacaaaaacaaagaatagaAAGTTGTATACAGCCCACCATACTTGCTCCaattattgtattatatatatagtaagaTATATTCCTTATTTATTCACTTTGCTGCAATTTAACTGCAACGAATTACCGAACCCAAAAAAGAGGCTAAAAAGGTGATAAACGGAGATAACGAAGGAAATaagagaaataagagaaaataaagatgacagAGGTGACAACATAAGCAAACTGTATGCTTTACTTATTTAGCCATCGTCCAAAAacctttagagaaaaaaaaagagggatgagagagaaaaagcataGGAGAGAAAGCCAAAGGCTGGAAAGCAGACGTAGATAAAGACAGTATATATAGCaagcatgacagacagacagacagacagacagacagacagacagacagacagacagacagacagctgagaagagacagaggacaaaagtaaacaactgAGTAGCAAATcagaatcaatttttttaatacaaccCTTCATCAAAAtagataaaacaagaaaataaaaataacaaaaattaacgAAAAACAGTCGGAAGAGGTGAACTGAGTGACTGAATCAATGAACGACCAACGAACGGACTGACGGACAAGCTAGTCAAACTGACCTACAACccaagataaataaaaaagcagacaaaCAGATTGACAGccaggtagagagagagagaaagacaggtgTGGCAGGTAGAGTAGAGACAGAGAAACACTGTCTTGCCGCAGTGCCGGGTGCACACAGTCGGCCGCCGAGGACGACAAGGTCGTGACCCGCCCTCAAGGTCGTGGCAGTCgcgtgctgcacgtgcacacagaacACAAGTGCGTCACTTCCTGCGTGTGACGTAAGAAACCAGCAGCTTCaacacacaggtagacaggtaaACATAATGGGTTTGATAGcaacgactacagcaggtgGGTTGGGGTTGAGGGGTTGAGGGAGGAGTCATTAGTCCTACTTTCGCATTGCTGACtactcagtcacgtgacaagagccACTACAATTAACTCTTAGCCAGGAAGCACATACACGGGTAAGCTAAGTAATTAGATTAACTAACAACGGAAATTGATAATGTCCTGGGAAAAGGAGGGATGATAAAAGAGAATGATGTAAGAAAAGAGCATAAAAGGCAAAACAAAGGATTAGaaattagaagaaagaaagaataaatgagtGAATGTTTAGAAATGTGTCAAAGGATGGATCCATGCACAGCATGCaggcaaagagaaagaagaaagaaagaaagaaagaaagaaaagaatcgaaaagaacgagaaaagggaaatgagagaagaagctttgtatttatttagtgtAAAATATTCCTATTGCAACATTTCCATCCAAcacggaagctgaggtctttgTCTGACCACCGCAGCGAgacatattttatttcctgcGGTTGTGAAATATAAATCTACAACATGGAGGCGTAATGGAAGTGCCTGGAGGATTTGCCAGCCAGCCAGAGGAGATTATggtgaactgtgtgtgtgtgtgtgcgcgtgagtttgtgtttgtgtgtgtgtttgtgtgcgtgtgtatgtatgtgtgttagagagaCAAAGGACATGTTAGCAAATGTTCATTGCATCTGCACCACGTGTGCCTGCGTGTCCACGTGTGCAAATCAAAGAGCCTGCACACGAGAAGTATCTGTTATCAAACAACGACGAAGCTTTTATAGAGTCATAAACAGGCGGCCTGCCAGGCGGCCAGACATGTCTACAGGGAAGCAGGGGAGCGAGATAacgacacacacagacagacaaagagatgaggcgaggaaaacaaacatccaAAGTACTTTTGTTTATCATTCTTACTCTTACCGACAGGAAGTTTTCTGAACTTTTGCCAAACTAAACTTTTGCGAAAGTTTACTCAAAACATCTTTAAGACTAAGCCCATCCTCTTGCATGGCGAGATGCGTTGACTTTAACAGCTGAGCTTGAGAACACGGAAATCTCCTAGAAAAAAAGTTCAGTAACTTCAAAGCAAGAGTGTTTCTATAAACCATAAACACCTCGTGGACAAAGCACAAGACTATTTCTACGGACCCACGAGACCAGAAGCGTTTTGCCGATCCACAGGAGCAACCCTTTGCCACAATCAAGACGCTGTCATGATTGAACCacgtggcaaaaaaaaaaaaaacaaaaacaaaccctggAAAGAGGCTTCGCAAAAATCTGGTCGGAAAACATCAAAGAGCAGTCAACCCATTTAGTTATTCACTCGCTTGCTGACGACACACCACGTGGGAAATCCCCGTTTTTTCATGTTCCCATCTTCCTTTAGTCAAGGGACTAAATTAATTAACATGTcccttgtcttctttttttatacttcATATTACAACGCTTAAAGATATTATCTCCATGATCTGGCAAGAATAATGTCATTTAAAGtattcaacaaataaataagtcgGCGTCTCGGTATGCGCTCgtgaaaaaagacattaaagtaTTTTATCGGGTACACTTGTGGGACGGGCTCTCACACACCCTCGTTAGTCGGCCATTTCGGGTAGAAGGGGGAGCTCTGTCGGGAAAGACTTCGTAGATGTATGACCGCCGTTATCCAAGGGCCTGCTGATACTAGAATCGTTTATTGGCGAGGGTCGTCTCCCGCGAAAGCCATGAGAGCAGTCTTTCGTCAAAACTTTTTCTTGATTTGAACAAAGACCCAGCACTTATCCCCCTTCCCGTACTTTCTGCCTGATTTCCCTTCGGACAACGGACTGGGTGTAGTCATGACTATGCCATGGCCAGATTAGCAAGTAAAAAGCTTTCAAAGGAATTGTACTGTTGAGGTAGTTTGTCTAAcccagtgatgcacaacctttttcggcctgcgggccatattcccttccgacacgcgtgtcgcgggccgcttcaccgcaaaaattacaaaaaaaattttaaaaaaaatagaacataccatttttattagaaaaaagttgtacttagtgggatatttgaagctgcttttccgaaaccagcttctgaatgtctACCTTTCCTCAGCTTAACCAgcggacttcactgtgaaagagaacgtcttcatattcgcattctatttttgtcaaaaattccttgaaagttctgtggttcaacTCCTGTGATCcgatgaagtttacagtgctgaccacaatctttatcacatggtccagattcaacaccttgccacagagattttgttggtgaataaTGCAATGAAGCCTCAGAGGCTCGGTTCCATTAGACTCGACGACTTTTCTAATAACACTTGATGCCAGTCCGCTGTGGCATCCAACCATACTTCTGGCACCATCGGTAGTCACTCCCACTAATTTTTCCCAAGGAAGAGCAAGACCCTCTATTACGGCTGAAACTTCTTTGAATAGGTCTTCGCCAGTGGTGTTCCCGTGAATGCCCCTCATGGCCGCTAACTCTTCTGTAAGTTCAAAATCGTTGTTTGTACCGCGAATAAATACCAAGAGTTGAGCGGTGTCGGATGAGTCGGTTGACTCGTCAGCagcaatagaaaacatttcgaaACGTGCTGCTTTGTCCCTTAGTTTTGACTGGAGATGTTTCCCCATATCTTCCACTCGCCGTGCAATTGTCGTGCGAGAAAGGCTGACGGCttcaaatgcattcttcttttcaggacacagttcctccaccactgctAGCAAGGACTTTTTTACGCATTCACCGTCGGAAAATGGCTTCACTTCTCTGCTCAAAATGTGAGCAACTCGGTAGCTTGCAATTACCGACgcctcattttcttgtcttttcttgctaaatattCTCGTCAAGCCTCCAATTTCTTGACGTAACTTAGCAATCTTTTCTGTGCGGCTCGAACCACGGATGCCATCATACTTGTTCTTGTGCTTTGTTTCATAGTGCCGTTTAATGTTGTGTTCCTTAAAAACAgccacactttctttgcaaatcaAACACGTTGGCTTGCTATCATGTTGTATAAAAAAGTACAGATCTGTCCACTTTTCTTGGAAGTTTCTGCACTCAGAGTCAACTCTTCGTTTCTTCGGCTCTCCCATGTCACCGGCGCACAACTGTCACCCGCCACGACTAAAGGACATTTTAGTactatgtcacaaacctgctgtgttattttctttaaaattttttttttttaagctaggAAGGGGATAGGAAATTGGAAAGGGGGAGGTTGGAAGTGTAAACAGTCTGAGGCGGGCCGCGCCATACGGGGATGGCCGGCtgatctgtgtttaattaagtttggtgttgataggttgttttgttggaagaacaaaggaaagagtgtagtattgttttgtatgtgtgtggtgtgactggtttttttttttcttgacgagAGAGGAGCGGACGGGTTTTTCTATtgcaaacaagtcttgaacgacTTGCGGTGTAGTCCTGAATTTGCTACTTATctaaagattggttttgtttttctctccaggttttctttgtgtttttatttcacttttggttaattgttcttcgtctactcgccttatccgcctggggttcctGACTAGCGctgagttgaaaataatttcaagaagattcctcgtctgaaaggcactgtagagtgcaggtgacatactagaggccccgaaaggtgttgagggtcaattttgtgcagtttgacttttctttaaaaatggattccttggttattgaactaacaggaaaatacactgctatgttaaactaaaagtcagaaattgtcttaaaatacattttaatcgaggtacccccatgcgatccgtcctgatttccacaggaaaatgacgaaattcaaacgctgttttggTATTGTTTCCCTGTAAGAACCCCactgttttataccttgctagaaagcccgaagtctgtattttcaatctgtttaacgactgattcaagtattaaccaatcaaaagaccactaatcccctgtggactgcggcgtccctcgttctcaaccACTGGTTTCCTCcagaaaatcaagaatgaaatctatcgaaagattgagagacgcccctacgtagggataaatacttcttcttccctttttttcgtttttttttttttggtttttttttttttcattattattactaacatgccgatttcctgtactgtgtacagaagcttcgcgggccgtaggttgtgcatccctgatgtATATCAATACCAAGATTCTCATTTGACATTGACTTGCTAATTCCCCCATGTGGGCGATGGGATCGAACCTGGAGCTGCTTTCTGCCAGGCCGACCCGTGAGAGACTTGGGGTCTTGCCACGAATACTACGAGGAGGTCTACCTTCAGTTTAAGTCCAAAGTCCTCCGGAGTAGGAACGTATCAGACTTAACCTGAGGACGACTACAACCAGAATGGAATCAAGAGTACTTGCAGCGATCTGGCAACCCCAACGACCCTAACGTCcacaacattttagtctggctttccgtgatattcgggttgagcagtttttggttttgttcttttctgggattttgttgtttgtttttttttttgtttgtttgttttgtttttttttttttttttttttttcatattcttgcaGGAGACCTTAACTGCATCACTAACtctaaactagacaaaattggaggaaacccacacaaaggaaaagccgGTCAGGCCGAACTATCGAACTATATATGCGGGGCCGAGAGCCGTAAGAACACTTACTTTTAATCGTGAGGCTGTTTGCCTCAGAGTGGTCCGAACTggtgatgtgctattcttgtcatagaaagggcttatcaaacaaagcaaaattgatatcaaatcacaaaaaagtgtcatgatcatgattttttggagttgtttgtataaacaaaaaaaatgaagcaaatggcaatcaaaagaagagaagccactaacgatatctttcttgggactggttttcgttttataaaagcactgtcagaagcatctgcttctcatttcaatgtatcttctgtATGTATCTGAGGATGCAGAACTTTCTCCGGTATGAGatgctgccacaaaaaaaaaaaaaaaaaaaaaaaatagagagacatgtcattacacaTACAGAGGCAGCCTTGGCAGTGCGCGGGTCCCTGCggggcagagagccacaagtgtagactatatactgtacagggacatgtgtttcaaaataataatagatgttcATGTATAAGTAAtagtatataataatgttcatgcatacagtgaaaccgtactagtgtgctagcagttcagagataaaagagagcgatcgagcagacgacactgcaatGACCAAATGGTCATCAAGAGTAACATCATGTTAATAATTactaagttttattatttgacattgtat
Proteins encoded:
- the LOC112575418 gene encoding general transcription factor II-I repeat domain-containing protein 2-like, translating into MGEPKKRRVDSECRNFQEKWTDLYFFIQHDSKPTCLICKESVAVFKEHNIKRHYETKHKNKYDGIRGSSRTEKIAKLRQEIGGLTRIFSKKRQENEASVIASYRVAHILSREVKPFSDGECVKKSLLAVVEELCPEKKNARRVEDMGKHLQSKLRDKAARFEMFSIAADESTDSSDTAQLLVFIRGTNNDFELTEELAAMRGIHGNTTGEDLFKEVSAVIEGLALPWEKLVGVTTDGARSMVGCHSGLASSVIRKVVESNGTEPLRLHCIIHQQNLCGKVLNLDHVIKIVVSTVNFIGSQELNHRTFKEFLTKIECEYEDVLFHSEVRWLS